One part of the Rutidosis leptorrhynchoides isolate AG116_Rl617_1_P2 chromosome 1, CSIRO_AGI_Rlap_v1, whole genome shotgun sequence genome encodes these proteins:
- the LOC139874461 gene encoding protein transport Sec1a-like, translating to MDKVTVKVMSASCKMADITDQGVSLVEQLFKGREAMTSMDAVYYIQPSKENLIMFISDMSGREPLYKKGYVFFSSPIPKDFISRIKADISVVPRIGALREMNLEYFPIDNQAFVTDHDRALEDLYCDNAENTREYETILAQMATRIATIFASLKEFPVIRYRVKGGDGSTFRDQIPKKLASEILNLITPYKTTIPNFPQVETCELLILDRSVDLVAPVIHEWTYDAMCHDLIELEGNKYVMEVPSKSGGDPEKKEYHLDDDDPVWLEMRHLHIADASEKLSDKMDNLMKHNKVAQLQQKDSSELSTSDMQKMVQGLPEYNLQKERLSLHIELAGKINTVISEEGLRDLGQIEQDLVFGDAGNKELVTFLEEFEGENVENKLRLMMIYALADPENFQGEKAAKLLEMANLSPEDMKIIENMRLLEGPHKKKQEKSGGFLKFDRKAKNALRKDRQGEEETWALFRFFPVLEELIEKIEKHELPKDEYQSLNEPNPNAKGVVPGRAAQQSRRQRRGKTDDGTSSDSVLKNAAPDLKHMGQRIIVFIIGGATRSELRVCHKLTSKLRREVILGSTSIDDPPQYITKVKMMSMK from the exons ATGGATAAAGTCACTGTAAAAGTTATGTCCGCTTCGTGTAAAATGGCAGACATAACCGATCAAGGAGTTTCAT TGGTGGAACAGCTTTTTAAAGGAAGGGAGGCGATGACTAGTATGGATGCCGTATATTACATTCAACCATCTAAAGAAAA TCTGATCATGTTTATATCTGATATGTCAGGGAGAGAGCCTCTGTATAAGAA AGGATATGTCTTTTTTAGTTCTCCTATCCCAAAGGATTTTATTAGTAGAATCAAGGCTGATATTAGTGTAGTACCGCGTATAGGTGCACTGAGAGAG ATGAACTTGGAGTACTTTCCAATAGATAATCAG GCATTTGTAACCGATCATGACAGAGCGTTAGAAGACCTATACTGTGACAATGCTGAAAATACTCGAGAATATGAAACTATATTAGCTCAGATGGCTACTCGCATTGCCACTATTTTTGCTTCACTTAAG GAGTTTCCCGTTATACGATACCGTGTAAAGGGTGGAGATGGATCTACGTTCCGTGATCAAATTCCTAAAAAACTAGCTTCAGAAATTTTGAATCTTATTACTCCGTATAAAACTACTATTCCCAATTTCCCTCAAGTCGAAACTTGCGAGTTACTCATTTTGGATAGATCTGTTGATCTG GTTGCACCTGTAATTCATGAATGGACTTATGATGCAATGTGCCATGATTTAATAGAGTTGGAAGGGAACAAATATGTGATGGAG GTCCCGAGTAAATCTGGTGGCGACCCCGAAAAAAAGGAGTATCACTTGGATGATGATGATCCCGTTTGGCTTGAAATGCGCCATTTACATATAGCTGAT GCTAGTGAGAAATTGAGTGACAAAATGGACAATTTGATGAAACATAACAAAGTTGCACAACTACAACAAAA AGATAGTAGTGAGTTATCGACTAGCGATATGCAGAAAATGGTTCAAGGTTTGCCTGAATATAACCTACAAAAGGAAAGACTTTCACTTCATATCGAG CTTGCTGGGAAAATTAATACAGTTATCAGTGAGGAAGGACTTAGAGATCTTGGTCAAATCGAGCAAGATCTTGTTTTCGGTGATGCCGGAAACAAAGAACTCGTTACCTTTTTAGAGGAATTTGAG GGCGAAAATGTTGAAAATAAGTTGAGATTGATGATGATATATGCATTGGCTGATCCTGAAAATTTTCAGGGCGAAAAAGCAGCCAAACTTTTGGAG ATGGCTAACTTGTCGCCTGAGGATATGAAGATAATAGAAAATATGAGATTACTTGAAGGACCACACAAAAAGAAACAAGAAAAAAGTGGGGGATTCCTTAAGTTCGATAGAAAG GCGAAAAATGCACTGAGAAAAGATAGACAAGGCGAAGAAGAAACATGGGCACTCTTCCGTTTTTTCCCCGTGCTAGAG GAGCTAATTGAAAAGATTGAGAAACATGAGTTGCCAAAGGACGAATACCAAAGCTTGAATGAACCAAACCCAAATGCTAAAGGAGTAGTTCCAGGCAGGGCTGCTCAACAATCGAGGAGACAAAGAAGGGGAAAGACTGACGATGGAACTTCAAG TGACTCGGTGCTAAAAAATGCTGCTCCGGATTTAAAACACATGGGCCAACGAATTAtagtttttatcattggtggtgccACCAGATCTGAG TTGCGAGTTTGTCACAAGCTTACATCTAAACTAAGGAGGGAGGTTATACTCGGTTCAACTAGCATAGATGATCCACCACAATATATTACA AAAGTGAAGATGATGTCCATGAAATAA